The DNA segment TGCAGCAGCGCGGGGGAAAGAATGTCCCCGCCAACCGCCGGCAGGTGGACCGGATCCGCTCCGAACTCGGCATGGTGTTCCAGTCGTTCAATCTCTGGTCCCATATGACGATCCTTGAGAATGTCATCGAGGGGCCGGTTCATGTGCTGAAGCGCCCGCGCGCCGAATGTATTGCGGAAGCCGAGGCGCTTTTGGAAAAGGTGGGGATCGCGGAAAAGCGCCATGCCTATCCAGCCCATCTTTCCGGCGGCCAGCAGCAGCGCGCGGCGATTGCCCGCTCATTGGCAATGCGGCCGAAGGTGATGCTTTTCGACGAGCCAACCTCGGCGCTTGATCCTGAACTGGTCGGCGAAGTGCTGCGCGTCATGCGTTCGCTGGCCGAAGAGGGCATGACCATGCTGGTCGTCACCCATGAAATGAGCTTTGCCCGCAACGTTTCCAACCGGGTGATCTTCATGAAATCCGGCGAGATCGACAGCGACGGCGCGCCGGAAGAGCTGTTCGGTTCCGGCGGTTCGCCGAGCTTCCGCCAGTTCATCGGCAATTTCGGAGGCTGAACGTGCAGGACATCGTACTCGACACGGCACCCGGCTGGCGTGCCGTGGCTGCGGTTGCCGATGGTGCAACGCTGTCGCTTTCCGACGCGGCCAGGACGCGGATCGGAACAGCAAGCCGCATCGTGTCGGCGATCGTCGAAAGCGGCGTGCGGGCCTATGGGGTGAATACCGGCGTCGGGGCGCTTGCCGATACGGTGGTCGATCGTCCCTCGCAGAGCCGCCTGTCGCGCAACATCATTTTGAGCCATGCCTGTGGCGTCGGCCCGTTGCTGGAGGCGCGGGAAGTTCGCGCCATCATCGCCGCCCAGATCGCCAATTTTTCCCACGGTCATTCCGGCGTGCGGCCAGTGATCGTGGACCTGCTGCAGGTCTTTCTGCGCGAAGATTGCATTCCCGACGTGCCGTCCAAGGGTTCGGCCGGCTATCTCAGCCATAATGCCCATATTGCGCTGGTATTGATCGGCGAGGGCAGGGCGCGGCTGAAGGGCGTTCCGGTATCCGGTGCGCAGGCTTTGCAGGCGCTTGGCGTTCCGCCGCTGGTTTTGCAGGCAAAGGAAGGCTTGAGCCTCGTCAATGGCACGGCCTGTTCTACCGGGCTCGGGGCCGTGGCGCTCGCGCGGGCTGAACGGCTTCTGGTCTGGGCCGATGCCATCGCAGCGTTGACGATCGAGGCGCTCGGCGGTCAGATGACCGCGTTTGACGCTGACGTGCTCGCGCTTCGCAAATCCAAGGGGATCGAGAAGGTCGGCAGCACTTTGCGCGCGCGTCTCGCCGGTAGTGGTCTGATCGAGGCGGCGAAAGGTGCGCGCACGCAGGATGCCTTAAGCCTTCGCTCGGTTCCGCACGCCCATGGCGCGGGATGGGATGTGTTTGATTTCGCCGGAATGGTCGTCGATCAGGAACTGGCCTCCGTGACGGACAATCCGGCAGTGTCCGGCACGCCGGAGACACCGGTGGTGTCCTCCGAGGCGCATGCTGTGGCGCCGGCGCTCGGCCAGGCGCTGGATAGTCTCGCCATCGCCATTGCCCAGATTTCGATGATGAGCGAGCGCCGGATCGACCGTCTCGTCAATCCGCTGGTGAGCGGTCTTCCGGCCTTTCTCGCCGCCGATCCGGGTGCCGGGTCCGGCTTCATGATCGCGCAATATACGGCAGCGGCTCTTGCGGCGGAAAACCGCCGTCTCGGGGCTCCGGCAAGCCTGGATGGCGGCATCACGTCGGCGCTGCAGGAGGATTTTCTTGGGCATCCGACGGCTGCGGCCAACAAGCTGCTTGCCGTGATCGATAATGCCGAGCAGATCCTCGGCATCGAATTTGCCGCTGCCGCGCAGGCGCAGGATTTCAAGGCCGATGTGGCGCCGCGCGCTGTGGGTACCGACGTGCTCTATCGCCATATCCGCGCGAATATGCCAACCTATGCCGACGACCGGCCGCTCGGCTGGGATCTGGAAAAGGCCCGCGACCTGCTCTTGCAATCGCCGCCTCCCCATATCTGAAACTCCCGAAAGGATCGTGCCATGACCGCCCATTTTGACGTTGCCGTTATCGGCCTTGGCGCCATGGGCAGTGCTGCGATCGCGCATCTGGCCGCCCGTGGTGCAAAGGTGATCGGCATAGACGCCTATTATCCGGCACACGCGCTAAGTTCGTCGCATGGCGATAGCCGGTTGATTAGGCTTGGTTATTTCGAAGACCCATCCTATGTGCCGCTGCTGCAGCGTGCCTATGCCAACTGGCGCGCGCTCGAAGCGCGGCTGCGCGAGGATATTTTGACGATCACCGGCGTGCTGCAGATCGGCAAACCCGACAGCAAGATCGTCAGCGGCACGAAGAAGAGCTGCGCGCTGCACAACCTGCCGCTCGAAACCCTTGATCCCGGCGAAATGCGCCGCCGCTTCCCGGTGTTTTCTCTCGATGATGACGAGGTGGCACTGCTCGATCCGCAGGGTGGTTATCTCAAGCCCGAAGCGGCTGTGATGGGGCATCTGAAACTTGCGGCCGCCGATGGTGCCGCCTTGCATTTCGGCGAGAAGGTGACGGCGATCGAGCCGGGCGAGGGCGGGGTTGCCATCGTTTCGCAGACCGGGCGTTATCATGCGAGCAAGGTCATCGTTGCGACCGGCT comes from the Pararhizobium qamdonense genome and includes:
- a CDS encoding ABC transporter ATP-binding protein; this translates as MAGTTRLSVRNIRKSFGTHEVLRGISLEARDGDVISLLGASGSGKSTFLRCINLLEIADHGEISVDGELIQMQQRGGKNVPANRRQVDRIRSELGMVFQSFNLWSHMTILENVIEGPVHVLKRPRAECIAEAEALLEKVGIAEKRHAYPAHLSGGQQQRAAIARSLAMRPKVMLFDEPTSALDPELVGEVLRVMRSLAEEGMTMLVVTHEMSFARNVSNRVIFMKSGEIDSDGAPEELFGSGGSPSFRQFIGNFGG
- a CDS encoding HAL/PAL/TAL family ammonia-lyase; the protein is MQDIVLDTAPGWRAVAAVADGATLSLSDAARTRIGTASRIVSAIVESGVRAYGVNTGVGALADTVVDRPSQSRLSRNIILSHACGVGPLLEAREVRAIIAAQIANFSHGHSGVRPVIVDLLQVFLREDCIPDVPSKGSAGYLSHNAHIALVLIGEGRARLKGVPVSGAQALQALGVPPLVLQAKEGLSLVNGTACSTGLGAVALARAERLLVWADAIAALTIEALGGQMTAFDADVLALRKSKGIEKVGSTLRARLAGSGLIEAAKGARTQDALSLRSVPHAHGAGWDVFDFAGMVVDQELASVTDNPAVSGTPETPVVSSEAHAVAPALGQALDSLAIAIAQISMMSERRIDRLVNPLVSGLPAFLAADPGAGSGFMIAQYTAAALAAENRRLGAPASLDGGITSALQEDFLGHPTAAANKLLAVIDNAEQILGIEFAAAAQAQDFKADVAPRAVGTDVLYRHIRANMPTYADDRPLGWDLEKARDLLLQSPPPHI
- the solA gene encoding N-methyl-L-tryptophan oxidase — protein: MTAHFDVAVIGLGAMGSAAIAHLAARGAKVIGIDAYYPAHALSSSHGDSRLIRLGYFEDPSYVPLLQRAYANWRALEARLREDILTITGVLQIGKPDSKIVSGTKKSCALHNLPLETLDPGEMRRRFPVFSLDDDEVALLDPQGGYLKPEAAVMGHLKLAAADGAALHFGEKVTAIEPGEGGVAIVSQTGRYHASKVIVATGSWIGELVPDLRDHAVPIKQVVSWYQPTDGFVTMPQRMPVFIRDEGDNGSFFGFPAIGVDGVKVGRHAHFREPIDPNQPNPAVNGKDTDLLDSFIKRRLPAAAGLRVRSTTCRYTMLPSEDFLLDLLPGDKRIVVASPCSGHGFKFTSVVGEILADLALEGGTDLPIGAFSFAAMDRFLAARAA